One genomic segment of Candidatus Zixiibacteriota bacterium includes these proteins:
- a CDS encoding cytochrome c3 family protein: MRYSLLISGFLLIFGNAASGGNWHIGTTSHCKDCHLQHSTEEGLELPGGPYSYLLVKSSVNELCLSCHDGSDPTAPDVSHPVEMYSGTLSGESAAGFFRDGGLYDSHNHTLGITVTTPLQSTAKSNTLTCASCHAVHGNSNYRNLLHDPEDVGDSLIIEEGKEVLTGRLPDTPPTSAGSIAAYERGNVGYRSGLSEWCVSCHDILGINESSVPPAHFNGHPDRVALNQFVGDLHADPQHWISGVGEGFDLTAGGIRRVPFESPLATGFAASLLPSSGDRVFCGSCHKAHGGNYASSFLWPFKEGGASFNAGCQQCHNK; this comes from the coding sequence GTGCGTTATTCATTATTGATATCAGGCTTTCTTCTGATCTTCGGCAATGCTGCTTCCGGGGGGAACTGGCATATCGGAACCACCTCGCATTGCAAGGACTGTCATCTTCAGCATTCGACCGAAGAAGGACTGGAACTTCCCGGCGGACCTTATTCCTATCTTTTGGTGAAAAGCTCGGTCAATGAGCTCTGTCTCTCCTGTCATGACGGTTCCGACCCGACGGCGCCGGATGTCTCGCATCCGGTGGAGATGTACAGCGGCACTCTCTCGGGAGAGAGCGCCGCCGGTTTCTTCCGGGATGGGGGATTGTATGATTCGCACAATCATACACTCGGTATCACTGTGACAACACCGCTTCAATCAACGGCAAAATCGAATACCCTGACCTGCGCCAGCTGTCATGCCGTCCATGGGAACAGCAACTATCGGAATCTTCTTCACGACCCCGAAGATGTGGGCGATTCTTTGATAATTGAGGAGGGGAAAGAGGTGCTGACAGGACGTCTGCCGGATACCCCTCCTACATCTGCCGGCTCAATCGCCGCCTATGAACGCGGAAACGTCGGTTACCGCTCCGGTCTGTCCGAATGGTGTGTCAGTTGTCATGATATATTAGGGATTAATGAAAGCTCGGTACCTCCGGCGCATTTCAACGGGCATCCGGACCGGGTCGCCTTGAATCAGTTTGTCGGAGACCTGCATGCCGACCCGCAACACTGGATTTCCGGCGTCGGCGAAGGATTCGACTTGACCGCTGGCGGTATCCGGCGGGTTCCGTTCGAATCCCCTTTGGCGACCGGATTTGCGGCATCACTACTTCCCTCGTCCGGAGACCGGGTATTCTGCGGGAGTTGCCATAAGGCTCACGGCGGAAACTACGCTTCCTCTTTTCTCTGGCCCTTCAAAGAAGGAGGCGCAAGTTTCAATGCCGGATGCCAGCAGTGCCATAACAAATGA
- a CDS encoding cytochrome c3 family protein yields MTNQFRTRLLRGVLGAIVATLAFASASFAAKTCYDCHQEAKKSYGSRRVIHQPVKEQNCESCHKRHGFSQQLILKDNSSELCYSCHAELKEPFSVGQKHFPVEKGVCWDCHDPHASDKRFLLRTGIEGADDPLSCLICHQTDLKESLTAEHKHPPFTDLDCGRCHSAHNSPHDGLLRTAANDLCAECHKATDRALQAAHKDKNTESLQCSACHSGHSSANAALLSDNTHAPFASGDCTTCHSLPDTVGQVAFEEGTTPAAVCTNCHDEQARGAEKPYPHAAVATDNCVDCHDPHSSRHESLLKKAEIELCADCHTDIVGGQGKAPHLPALAGECSKCHEVHGSENKALVRRDGSALCLECHTDFVARKDSALTVHAALDDCLTCHDPHEGVAAPVLKTKPGDLCVNCHGVDQTALMARSGHQPYLTSNCVECHQPHFSDKAHLVRDGGQALCLKCHADIGTRTAMEFPHPPATEDCLTCHKPHYSEQLHLLSTHEEELCASCHDYDELQINQNFAHTPAQEGDCTGCHNPHGATRENLLTGRITKVNIDGRMVGRVPHLTDKSSDLCYTCHDDLAEKFRRQGVHKPVEEGKCDACHAPHGSSHFAFVKDSASALCGSCHTLNDSLAAAHDNYDLSSADCLDCHNPHISEKPKLLRAGNHPPYETKDCEGCHTQGSDGKIQLAADVSELCQVCHDGVTADMSKKHQHAAFAGGDCLTCHAAHASDRQKLLRAEDNQLCFGCHGDLKDLRRLSSQHEPFHAGKCLDCHEPHASDNAGLINKPKETFCLSCHDDVKKELNAGPAHKPLLTGECGACHLPHAGKNEALLVSNKEELCGKCHDLKSTKITQAHSGFDVSDADCQSCHAPHAGTKNVPGLLLPQAHQPFSAKECSSCHQGTVATNLNKSPKQLCLDCHNDFAPQMARAVVHEPVRSDDGCTGCHSPHVGFGKSLQIKDGYKTCLTCHNGSEFTGKVRHQIAFEDCGNCHQPHSADYKGLLDTEDIMALCSTCHPDTKKTHYHPMGEGVTDPRTKDVLDCVSCHSPHSSEYSSILIADKDRKLCIVCHGVSMH; encoded by the coding sequence ATGACAAATCAGTTCCGGACGCGACTGCTGCGGGGAGTTCTGGGGGCGATTGTTGCAACGCTTGCTTTTGCCTCCGCCTCGTTCGCGGCAAAGACCTGCTACGACTGTCATCAGGAAGCGAAGAAGAGTTACGGCTCCCGGAGGGTGATTCATCAGCCGGTCAAGGAGCAAAATTGCGAATCATGCCATAAGAGACATGGATTTTCCCAACAGCTGATTCTCAAAGACAACAGTTCCGAACTCTGTTACAGCTGTCACGCTGAGCTGAAAGAGCCTTTCTCCGTCGGGCAAAAGCATTTTCCGGTGGAGAAAGGGGTGTGCTGGGATTGTCATGACCCCCATGCTTCCGATAAAAGATTTCTCCTTCGCACCGGAATAGAGGGAGCCGATGACCCGCTATCCTGCCTTATCTGTCATCAGACCGACCTCAAAGAGTCACTGACGGCGGAGCATAAACATCCGCCATTTACCGACCTTGATTGTGGCCGATGCCACTCTGCTCACAATAGCCCTCATGATGGCCTGCTTCGGACAGCGGCGAATGACCTCTGCGCGGAATGCCACAAAGCGACGGACCGCGCTCTCCAGGCGGCGCATAAGGACAAGAATACCGAATCGCTCCAATGTTCGGCTTGCCATTCCGGTCACTCTTCGGCAAATGCGGCGCTTCTTTCCGACAATACCCATGCTCCTTTTGCCTCCGGTGATTGCACTACTTGTCATTCTCTGCCCGACACGGTAGGGCAGGTTGCTTTTGAAGAGGGAACTACTCCGGCAGCAGTCTGCACCAATTGTCATGATGAGCAAGCGCGCGGAGCCGAAAAACCGTATCCCCATGCTGCTGTTGCTACTGACAATTGTGTTGATTGTCACGACCCGCACTCATCGCGTCATGAAAGCCTCCTTAAAAAAGCGGAGATTGAACTTTGCGCCGACTGTCATACCGATATTGTCGGCGGCCAGGGGAAAGCGCCGCATCTTCCGGCTCTGGCAGGTGAGTGCAGTAAATGCCACGAAGTGCACGGCTCCGAAAATAAAGCGCTGGTGCGCCGGGACGGCTCGGCTCTCTGTCTGGAATGCCATACCGATTTTGTGGCGCGCAAAGATTCTGCCTTGACTGTTCATGCCGCGCTCGATGATTGCCTTACCTGTCATGACCCGCATGAAGGGGTAGCCGCCCCGGTTCTCAAGACGAAGCCGGGTGACCTCTGTGTTAATTGTCACGGCGTCGACCAGACCGCATTGATGGCTCGCTCCGGGCATCAGCCATATCTGACTTCAAACTGTGTCGAATGCCATCAACCGCATTTCAGCGACAAGGCGCATCTGGTGCGGGACGGCGGGCAGGCACTCTGTCTCAAATGTCACGCCGATATCGGCACCAGGACGGCAATGGAATTCCCCCATCCACCGGCAACGGAAGATTGCCTGACCTGCCACAAACCCCATTACTCAGAACAGTTGCATCTTCTCTCCACTCATGAAGAAGAACTCTGCGCCAGCTGCCACGACTATGATGAACTTCAAATCAATCAGAATTTCGCGCATACTCCGGCGCAGGAAGGGGACTGCACCGGTTGTCATAATCCGCACGGGGCAACACGGGAAAACCTGCTCACAGGACGGATTACGAAAGTCAATATTGATGGCCGAATGGTGGGACGGGTGCCGCATCTTACGGACAAATCATCCGACCTCTGTTACACCTGCCATGATGACCTCGCCGAGAAATTCCGTCGGCAGGGAGTGCATAAGCCGGTAGAGGAAGGGAAGTGCGACGCCTGTCATGCGCCGCATGGTTCGTCTCATTTTGCTTTTGTCAAAGACTCAGCCTCGGCCCTTTGCGGCAGTTGCCATACTCTGAACGATTCGCTGGCGGCAGCGCACGACAACTATGACTTATCTTCCGCCGACTGCCTCGATTGCCATAATCCTCATATTTCAGAGAAGCCGAAATTGCTGCGGGCAGGTAATCATCCCCCTTACGAAACGAAAGATTGCGAGGGATGCCATACCCAAGGAAGCGACGGCAAAATCCAATTGGCGGCCGATGTGAGCGAACTCTGCCAGGTATGTCATGACGGCGTAACTGCCGATATGAGCAAGAAACATCAGCATGCCGCTTTTGCCGGAGGCGATTGTCTCACCTGCCATGCCGCCCATGCTTCCGACCGGCAGAAATTGCTGCGCGCTGAAGATAACCAGCTTTGCTTTGGTTGTCATGGCGACCTGAAAGATTTGCGCCGACTGTCATCACAGCATGAGCCGTTTCATGCCGGAAAATGCCTCGATTGCCACGAACCGCATGCCTCCGACAACGCCGGGCTAATAAATAAACCGAAAGAGACCTTCTGTCTGAGTTGTCATGACGATGTGAAGAAGGAACTGAACGCAGGTCCAGCTCATAAACCACTTCTGACTGGGGAATGCGGCGCCTGTCATTTGCCTCATGCCGGTAAGAATGAGGCTCTCCTGGTCAGCAATAAAGAGGAGCTCTGCGGCAAATGTCATGATTTGAAATCGACAAAGATAACTCAAGCGCACAGCGGTTTTGATGTCTCTGATGCCGATTGCCAGAGTTGCCACGCGCCTCACGCCGGAACTAAAAACGTTCCCGGACTGCTTCTACCCCAGGCGCATCAGCCATTCAGCGCGAAAGAATGCAGCTCCTGCCATCAGGGAACAGTGGCAACCAATCTGAATAAATCTCCCAAACAGCTCTGCCTTGACTGCCATAATGACTTTGCGCCCCAGATGGCTCGCGCTGTTGTGCACGAACCGGTGAGAAGCGATGACGGTTGCACCGGCTGCCATTCCCCGCACGTGGGATTCGGAAAGAGCCTGCAGATTAAAGACGGTTACAAGACCTGTTTGACTTGCCATAATGGCTCCGAATTCACCGGCAAGGTGCGTCACCAGATCGCTTTTGAAGACTGCGGTAATTGCCATCAACCGCACAGCGCCGATTACAAGGGGCTGCTTGATACCGAAGATATTATGGCTCTCTGCTCAACCTGCCATCCTGACACAAAAAAGACGCATTACCATCCGATGGGCGAAGGGGTCACCGACCCGCGCACAAAAGATGTGCTGGACTGTGTCAGTTGCCACTCGCCGCATTCCAGCGAATATAGTTCGATACTGATTGCCGATAAAGACCGGAAACTTTGTATTGTCTGTCACGGCGTTTCGATGCACTGA